The [Eubacterium] siraeum genome contains a region encoding:
- a CDS encoding ATP-binding cassette domain-containing protein: protein MELYNISNLSYSYPGSDINALSDISLKINKGEFVILCGSSGSGKSTLLNLMKAPADAGTQKGKISFSGHFAGFVTQFTDEQIVCDKVWHELAFGAESIGLSQNEIRSQVSQTALFFGIEDLLYCDCDKLSGGQKQMINLASVMAMNPDVLLLDEPLSQLDPIASTQFISLLVRINKELGTTVIVAEHQLGGLLSVAKRVVMLDNGKVCHDGDASSLTKHLSENNHPMLFEMPAGVRASASVSNVLPLLDVPSAKDWYTSYGENHRLVSPAAADYTLSEESCISVKNLSFGYKNSKRDIIRNLSLDIKQGSITAIVGGNGAGKSTLLSLICGTLKQNSGKITINGGKIGFLPQDPTLLFNKETLREEFADNADEIAAAFNLTHLLSRHPFDLSGGERQKAALAKLVSYGADILLLDEPTKAADAVYKQMFSALLKQLKADGKTIVIVSHDMDFCAETADICALLFDGEISVSLPPSQFFSDSSFFTTDSAKIAKNVCDNVYTVAGLIASLRGVAENYGDLSGRFHVIKGDKPDTAVPQRKKRKRLSAFRKVMLSLGSVGFVFMLLAGTGIFPFEIPSEPFWLQYALLCVPMIMLIIGVAPKNSMAKPPVTAKKVTPSDIVAGVITAVLIPFTVILGTLFVPNGTRKHLLIILAVLVECLAAFFISFEKKKPSAKDIAVLAVLSAAAVAGRELFFMFPQFKPVAAIVIISGTALGAQAGFLVGAVSMLISNMLFGQGMWTPWQMFAMGLLGFFAGIIFSKKRNTLALCIYSFLSVLVIYGGIMNISSVLTYTTDINLQTITAYIVSGIPFDLIHAVSTVIFVLITGDALLKKCCRLRVKFGLFQ, encoded by the coding sequence ATGGAACTTTATAATATTTCAAATCTGTCATATTCCTATCCCGGCTCGGATATAAACGCACTCTCCGATATTTCGCTTAAAATAAACAAAGGTGAATTCGTAATACTCTGCGGCAGCTCGGGAAGCGGAAAATCCACGCTTTTAAATCTTATGAAAGCGCCTGCCGACGCAGGAACGCAAAAAGGAAAAATTTCTTTCAGCGGTCATTTTGCCGGCTTTGTCACGCAGTTTACCGACGAGCAGATCGTCTGCGACAAGGTTTGGCACGAGCTTGCCTTCGGTGCGGAAAGCATAGGACTTTCACAAAACGAAATACGCTCGCAGGTTTCCCAGACTGCTTTGTTCTTCGGCATAGAGGACTTGCTGTACTGCGACTGCGACAAGCTCTCGGGCGGTCAGAAGCAGATGATTAACTTAGCGTCTGTAATGGCTATGAATCCCGATGTACTGCTCCTTGACGAGCCGCTGTCACAGCTTGACCCTATCGCATCCACGCAGTTTATTTCACTGCTTGTAAGAATAAACAAGGAGCTTGGTACGACAGTGATTGTTGCGGAGCATCAGCTCGGCGGTCTTTTGTCCGTTGCAAAGCGTGTGGTTATGCTCGACAACGGCAAGGTGTGTCACGACGGCGACGCAAGCTCTCTTACAAAGCATCTGTCAGAAAACAATCACCCTATGCTTTTTGAAATGCCGGCAGGTGTAAGAGCAAGCGCATCTGTCAGCAATGTTCTTCCTCTGCTTGACGTTCCCTCCGCTAAGGACTGGTATACGTCCTACGGCGAAAATCACAGGCTCGTATCACCTGCCGCCGCAGACTATACGCTGTCGGAGGAAAGCTGTATATCCGTTAAAAATCTGTCTTTCGGCTATAAGAACAGCAAAAGAGATATTATAAGAAACCTTTCGCTTGACATAAAGCAAGGGAGCATAACCGCAATAGTGGGCGGCAACGGCGCAGGAAAATCGACCCTGCTAAGCCTTATCTGCGGTACGCTCAAGCAAAACAGCGGAAAAATAACGATAAACGGCGGAAAGATAGGTTTTCTTCCGCAAGACCCTACCCTGCTTTTCAATAAGGAAACGCTCAGAGAAGAATTTGCCGATAATGCCGACGAGATAGCCGCCGCATTTAATCTTACGCACCTGCTGTCACGTCACCCGTTTGACTTATCCGGCGGTGAAAGGCAGAAGGCGGCGCTCGCAAAGCTCGTTTCCTACGGTGCGGATATACTTCTTCTCGATGAGCCGACCAAGGCGGCGGACGCAGTATATAAGCAGATGTTCTCGGCATTATTGAAACAGCTTAAAGCAGACGGGAAAACGATTGTGATTGTCAGTCACGATATGGATTTCTGCGCTGAAACGGCGGATATATGCGCCCTGCTTTTTGACGGCGAAATAAGCGTATCTCTGCCGCCGTCACAGTTCTTTTCCGATTCCTCGTTTTTCACTACAGACAGTGCGAAAATCGCCAAAAACGTATGCGATAATGTTTACACTGTCGCAGGGCTTATAGCTTCTCTCAGAGGAGTGGCTGAAAACTACGGCGATCTCTCCGGACGTTTTCACGTCATAAAAGGCGATAAGCCCGACACAGCAGTACCGCAACGCAAAAAACGCAAAAGGCTCTCGGCTTTCCGAAAGGTAATGCTTTCGCTCGGCAGTGTCGGATTTGTTTTTATGCTTTTAGCCGGTACCGGCATATTCCCTTTTGAGATACCGTCAGAGCCGTTCTGGCTGCAATATGCGTTGCTGTGCGTTCCTATGATTATGCTTATTATCGGCGTTGCCCCGAAAAACTCAATGGCAAAGCCGCCCGTAACCGCAAAAAAAGTAACTCCGTCCGATATTGTCGCAGGCGTTATAACCGCCGTTCTTATTCCTTTCACAGTGATACTCGGCACACTTTTTGTCCCTAACGGCACAAGAAAGCATCTGCTGATAATTCTTGCTGTGCTTGTCGAGTGCCTTGCCGCTTTCTTTATCAGCTTTGAAAAAAAGAAGCCGTCCGCAAAGGATATAGCGGTGCTTGCCGTGCTTTCTGCGGCGGCTGTCGCAGGAAGGGAGCTTTTCTTTATGTTTCCGCAGTTCAAGCCCGTTGCCGCAATCGTTATCATAAGCGGAACGGCGCTCGGTGCACAGGCAGGCTTTCTTGTCGGTGCGGTGTCTATGCTGATATCGAATATGCTGTTCGGTCAGGGTATGTGGACGCCGTGGCAGATGTTTGCAATGGGGCTTCTTGGCTTTTTTGCAGGTATCATCTTCTCGAAAAAGCGCAACACGCTCGCCCTTTGTATCTACTCCTTCCTGTCAGTCCTCGTTATTTACGGCGGAATAATGAATATATCAAGTGTGCTTACCTACACGACCGATATAAACTTACAGACAATTACCGCATATATCGTTTCAGGCATACCCTTTGACCTTATCCACGCAGTATCCACAGTAATATTTGTGCTTATAAC